A segment of the Streptomyces sp. NBC_01235 genome:
GCTCACCTCGCGTCCCGCCAAGTGACCGATGGGCAGACTGAGTTCGGGCTCACCGCCACGGCGCCAGACCGAGACGTACGACGTGCGGTCGCCGGGCACCCGCATTCCCAGGGCCAGCCACTCGTCCGTCCACCCGGGCAGGCCGAGCGGCCAGAACGGCACGGCCTGTGCGAGATCTCCGCGGATGGTCCTGTACGTGTCCACGGCGCCTCGCACGAGGGAGAGTTGACGCTCCGTCATGCGGTCCAGGTGGCCCGAGAGATGGATGCGTCCGAGAAGCGCTCCGCCCAGGGTGAAGGTGATCAGGTCGTCGTCGAACCCGGGCTGCGGGTAGGCCCAGACGGCGCCCTGTTCGGGCGGGGCGGCCGTCGGCGCGGCGGCGGCGATGGGCGGATAGCACAGCGGGTCCTGCTGGTCGCTGGTGGACTGGAGCTGGGTGACGGCCAGGGTGGCGCCGTCCATCCGCATGCCGCCCGAGGCGCAGTTCTCGAGGACCAGCCCGGGGTGGCGGTCGAGCACCTCGGACAGCCAGTCCAGGTAGGCCTGGGCGTGGCCGAGCAGTCCGGCCCCGGGCGCGAGGTCGCCGGGCGCGCAGGTTCCGGGGTCCACCACGATGTTGTAGTCGAGCTTGAGGTAGCCCACCCCCCAGTCGCCCACGATCCGGTCCACCGTCCGGTCCAGGTGCGCCCGGGCCGCCGGGTGCCGTAGATCGAGCTGGTGGCGGCCCTGTTCGGCGAGGCGTACGCCGTCGCGCTGGAAGAAGGCGTCCGGCGGCAGCGCCGCGGCGACGGGGCTGCGCACCCCGACGACCTCCGGTTCCAGCCACAGCCCGGGAACCATGCCCCGCTCCCGGATCCGCTCCAGGACCGCCCGGATACCGCCGCCGGGGAAGCGGCGCGGCGAGGGCAGCCACTCGCCGACGCTGTCCCACCAGCCGTCGGCATCGTCGTCGTACCAGCCGGAGTCGATGCAGAAGTACTCCGCTCCCGCCTCGGCCGCCGCGTCGATGAGGGGCAGCAGTTTCTCGGTCGTCGGGTCGCCCATCAGCGTGTTCATGTAGTCGTTGAAGACGACGGGGAGCGCCGAGTGGTCCGGGTGCGGCCGGCGTACGGCGCGGCGGTACGAGGTCAGCGCGCCCATCGCCGCGTCGAACCCGGCACCGAGGGCCAGCACCCCGGGTACCGTCGTGCACTCCGCTCCGGGGGCGAGGCGGACCCGCCACTGGTGCTCGGCGTCCGTGGGACCGTTCAGCGCCAGATACGTGCGGTGGGCGCGTTCGCCCAGGTCCCAGCGCCAGCCGGCCGGGGACTCGACCTGCCACAGCCAGGTCCGGCCGCTCCCCCGCTCGGTCAGCGCACCCATCGGCAGATGCCCGTCGGTGGGCCAGCTGCCGCGCCCGGTCAGGGCGAGCGCGGCCCGGCTGTCGTGCTGGTGGACGCCGACGTTGATGTCGGCGACGGTGTCCCGCAGCGGTTCGGCGTACCAACGGCACTCCGCGAGCCAGTCGTTGCGGGCCCGGTGCACGTCGAGGTCGTCCGGCGAGGGCAGGCCGCCGAGCAGCAGGCTGCTGACGGACTGGACGACGACGGGCTCTGCGCCTTCGTTGCGCAGCCGGACCCGGGATCGCAGGACGGGCAGTCCGGCGGGGGACGTCAGCTCGACGAACGCCGTCAGCCCGGTTGCCTCGTCGTGGAGTTCGACGCTCAGCCACTCCTGTGCGGCGCGGCTGCCGCCGCGGTGGGCCCGGTACCGGAGCCGCGCGCCGAGGGCCGTGCCCGTGAAGCGCGGGCCGGACCAGCCGCTGCCGTGGCCGAGGGCGGTCAACTCGACCAGGGGGAGGGCGGATTCGGGGTCCGAGGCGGGCCCGGGGTCGTCACCGGCCCGGTCCAGCCGGAGCAGTCGCAGCGTCCCGTCGGGGGCGGTGCCGAACTCGACCTCCAGGGCCGGATGGACCCAACTGAACCGAACCTGCGGGTAGTTGATGACTCTCCGCATCGCATCCGCGGTACCGGGCAAGGTGCTTCCCCTCCCGACCCCGCCCCTGTCGGTGCGTCGGCGGCGGTCGCGTCAGTCCTGCGTGAATCCCTCGTTACGGTCTCTTGACGACCGTTGTGTGACCGGTCACAATCCTGGCATGAATGTGACCGGTCACACAAGGCGTCCGGCGAGCATCCGGGACGTCGCGACGGCCGCCGGAGTCTCGTACCAGACCGTCTCCCGGGTGATCAACGGGCATCCCAGCGTCAAAACGGCGACCCGGGAGCGGGTGCTCGCCGCCATCGACGAGCTGGGTTTCCGCCGCAACGCCACCGCGCTCGCTCTGGCCAGCGGGCGCAACAGGGCCGTGACCGTGCTCACCGCCAACACCACCCACTACGGCTACGCCTCCATCCTCCAGGGCATCGAGGAGGCGGCCCGCGCCGCGTCCTACGCGGTGGGGATCGGCGTCCTCGAATCCACGGAGGAGTCCGCCGTCGCCGCCGAAGTACAGCGGGCGGCGGACGCGAGCGGCGGGCTGATCGTGATCGCCTACGATCCGGCCGGTGTCCGGGCCCTGGCCGCCGTCCCCTCCGGGCTGCCGGTCGTCGGGGTGGTCGAGACGCCCGCGAGCCCGCCCGCCGGCGACCGCCCCTGGGTGTGGACCGACGACCGCGAGGCCGCGTACCGGGCGACCCGCCATCTGCTCTCCCTCGGCCACGAGACCGTGCACTACGTGGCCATCCCGTCCAGCACCCGGCGCACCGGCGCCCGCACCACCGGCTGGCGCGAGGCGCTCAAGGAGGCCGGAGCACCGCAACCCCGTCCCGTGCAGGGCAGTTGGGGCCCGGCGGGGGGTCACGCGGCCGGCCGGAAGCTCGCCCGGGACCCGGCCGTCAGCGCGATCCTGTGCGGCAACGACGACCTCGCCCTCGGGGTGCTGCGCGCCCTGCACGAGGCAGGCCGGTCCGTCCCCGGCGAGGTCAGCGTGGCCGGGTTCGACGACGCCCCGCACTCCGCCTATCTCACGCCGTCCCTGACGACCGTGCGCCTGGACTTCACCGGCCTCGGAAGGTCCGCCTTCGCCCTGCTGCACGGGGCGCTGGAGGAGTCGGCGCAGATCGCCCCGCACCCCGTCTCCGTACCGGAGCTGGTGGTGCGGGAGAGCTCGGGGGCCGCGCCCGCCCGCGACTGAACACCCGGTACGAGCCGCTGTTCCGGAAAGGCACGTGTTGACTTCCTCCCCTCGCGAACGAGGCGGATTCCTACGGCTCGCGCCGAGGGGTCTTCTGCTTCGTCGCCGACTGCCCGCCCGGAGTTCTCCGTTGAGGTCTTACACCGGCTCCACAGACAGACACCGCCGGCCCGGCGGCCAGAAGGTTGTTCGCCGCGTTCACGTCCCGGTCGTGGGTCGTTCCGCAGTTGTCGCACGTCCAGGTGCGGACGTTGAGCGGCATCCTCTCAGCGAGGGTGCCGCACGCGGAGCACAGCTCGGAGGAGGGGAAGAAGCGGTCGACCGCGATCACTTCCCGCCCGTACCAGGCGGACTTGTACTCCAGCATGTTCCGGAACTGCGCCCATGCCGCGTCGCCGATGGCGCGGGCCAGTCTCCGGTTCTTGACCATGTTGCGCACGGTCAGGTCCTCGATCACGATCGTTTGGTTTTCACGAACGAGTCGGGTGGTCAGCTTGTGCAGATGGTCCCGGCGGCGGTCGGTGATCCGCGCGTGGATCCTCGCGACCCTGGTCCGGGCCTTCCTGCCGTTGACTCCGTCGCCCTTCGCCTTGCGGGCAAGACTGCGTTGGGCCTTGGCCAGGCGGGTGCGGTCCCGGCGCTCATGCCGGGGGTTGGCGATCTTCTCGCCGGTGGAGAGGGTCAGCAGGTGGTCCAGGCCGACGTCGACCCCGACCGCCGCATCCGTGGCCGCAAGCGGCACCACGGTCGGGTCCTCGCACAGCAGGGAGACGAACCAGCGGCCCGCGCCGTCCTGCGACACCGTCACCGTCGAGGGCACCGTCCCCTCAGGCAGAGGCCGCGACCACACGATGTCCAGCGGGCCGGACATCTTCGCCGGCGTCAGCTTCCCGTCCCGGTACCGGAACGCACTGGACGTGTACTCGGCCGACCTGCGCGACTTCTTCCGCGACTTGAAACGCGGGTACCTGGCCCGCTTGGCGAAGAAGCTGGTGAACGCGCTCTGCAGGTGCCGCAGTGTCTGTTGGAGCGGCACCGACGACACCTCGCCCAGGAACGCCAGTTCCTCGGTCTTCTGCCACGCGGTCAGCAGGGCCGAGGTCTGGTTGTAGTTGACCCGCTCCTGCCGCGCCCAGGCCTCGGTGCGGGCGGCGAGCGCCAGGTTGTAGACCTTCCGCACGCGTCCGAACGTGCGCGACAGCTCGGCTGCCTCAACAACTGGCATCACGTCTTCGCGTACGTCGTGGTGATGAGCCTGCCCATGGTCGCCGTGTTCCTCGTCGGCCGGCGAAAGATCGTGTCCGGAATCACCAGTGGAGCCGTCAAATGACCGGAGGTCCAGCAGCGTGAGCCCCCGCACCGGTACGAGAACCCGTCGAACCCGTACGAGAACCGCCCTTGTCACCACCGCACTTGGAGTCACCGCCATGGCAGGCACCCTTCCCGCAGCAGGCCCGGCGGCAGCCTCCCCCACTCTCGACTCCGCTCGAGCGGGAGGTACCCCCATCGACCCGCAGCGTCTCACCGTCGACCTCGCCGCCTCCGAAGGCCCGGTGCTGCTCGGCGCCAACGGCGCGCTGTACGGGCTCAGCGACGACGGTGTGCCCAGCGACGCCGCGCTGGAGCCGCTGAAGATCACCAGCATCTCGCAGAAGCCGGAGGGCGGCGCCCAGCACCCCAACGGGGACGCGCTCTCGGTCTCCCGGTCGTTCTTCCGCAACGGCGGCGGCGAGATCAACGTCATGATGCAGGACATCTACGCCAAGTGGCCGTACGAGGACCTCGGCATCGACGACTACCTCCCCAAGGTCGACAGAATCGTCAAGGAGGTGTCGGCCGACCCGAACAGCGACCGGTTCGTCTACATCCCGTTCAACGAGCCCGACTGGATCTGGTACAACATCGGCGTCGCCGACCAGGCGCAGTACGAGGTCAACCGCGACCGGTTCTTCAAGGACTGGAAGACGGTGTACCAGCGCATCCGCGCCATCGATCCCGACGCGAGGATCGCCGGCCCCAACGAGACGGGCTACCACACCCGGCTGATGACCGACTTCCTCGCCTTCGCCAAGCGGGAGAACGTCCTGCCCCAGGTGCTGACCTGGCACGAGTTGAGCTCGGGCTCGTTGCGCGACTTCCAGGGCCACTACGACAACTACCGTTCGATCGAGCGGCGGTTGGGCATAGCCCCGCTGAAGATCAGCATCGACGAGTACGCCAACCGCCGTGACCTGTCCGTGCCGGGCCAACTCGTGCAGTGGGTCTCGATGTTCGAGCGGAACAAGGTGTATGCCAACCAGGCCTACTGGGACGCCGCCGGCAACATGGACGGCAATGTGGTGCGGACGAACATCCCCAACGGCGGCTGGTGGTTCTTCCGTTGGTACGCGGGACTGACCGGCGACACCGTCAAGGTCACCCCGCCGCAGGCCGACACCATCGACACCCTCCAGGGCCTGGCCTCCCTCGACACCTCACGCAGGCAGGCCCAGGTACTGCTCGGCGGCTCGGACGGCGACGCGGACGTCGTGGTGCGCAACGTCCCCCGGTCCGTCTTCGGCCGCACGGTCACCGCGACCGTCGCCGAGGCCGCCTGGTCCGGCTACGAGGGGCAGCACGCCGCCCCGCGGGTCCTCGCCCGTACGAAGCTCAAGGTGGCGGACGACGGTTCGGTGACCGTGCCCCTGCGCGGCGGGCACAAGATGTCCGCGTACCGGATCGTGCTCACCCCGGGCGGCACCGGCACCCCGTCCGCCGCCACGGTCCCCTGGTCGGCGTCGTACGAGGCCGAGGACGCCGCCATCACCGGCGGCCAGGTCCACACACAGGGCACGGTGAGCAACGCCAACGGCTACGCGGCCTCCGGCACCAAGGACGTCGGCTCCCTCAACACCGCCGCCAGCAAAGTGGACTTCACGGTGACGGTCCCGGCGGACGGGACGTACGATCTGACGGTCCTGTACGGCAACCAGTCCGGCGCCCCCGCCACCCAGAAGCTGTCCGTCGACGGCGCGGCCCCGGTCACGGTGACGTATCCCTCCACGGAGAACTGGACCTACCGCGCCAAGAACGACCTCGGCGTGGAGTTGTCGGCCGGCACCCATGTGCTGACGCTCGCCAAGGGCGACGCCGAGGTCACCCTCGACCGCATCGACCTGACCGCGCGCACGAGCACCCCGTCGGCGTCGTACGAGGCGACGCTCGCGGACATCAGCGGCAGGCCGTCGTACGACTACTCCTCCTCGGCCGGTGTGGGCACGGGCGCCCTCGTCCTGCGCCGGGGCGACAAGGCCGTGTTCGACGTGTACGCCCCGCGCGACGGCTACTACACGGTGGTGCCGCGGTCCTCGGCGGCGGTGCAACTCGCTCTGCACGGCGAGAAGGTGACGGCGGCGCCGAGCAGGCCGCTGCGGCTCTACCTGGTGGCGGGAAACAACCGCGTGGCGCTGACCTCCGGACACGCGGCCGTCCGTTCCCTCGACGTCTCGGGCACGGGCTCGACCACCGGCACCCTCTCCTACGAGGCCGCGTCCGCCACCCTGGCGGGAGGGGCCAGGCTCGTCGACTCCGCCCACGCCTTCGGGGGCTCCTACATCGGCGATCTCGGCAACAGCCCTTCCAGCACCGCCCGGTTCACGGTGCACGCGCCCGACTCCGGCCGCTACATGCTGGTCGTGCACTACGCGCACAACGACCGCCGCGACAACGGCCACGCCTACAACACGGACATCATGTCCCGTACGGCGGACATCACGGTCGGCACCGGAGCACCACGGAACGTCACCTTCAAGAACACCTGGAGCGAGCACGACTACTGGACCCTGGGCGTCCCCGTCGACCTCAAGAAGGGCGCCAACAGCGTGACCTTCGCGAACGCGAGCGCCTGGGCCCCGAACATCGACCGCATCGAACTGGGCCGCGTCGTCCGTCAGTCGTAGCCCGACGCACGCCGGTACCTCGGGGCGCCCGATGTGCGTCCCGAGGTCAGCGGCCGACGCCGATGAGTCCCGTCAGATAGCGCCACAGCGACGAGCGCTGCCGGACGGCCGGGTCCGGCAGCACCGCCCCCGCCGACTCGGCCGGCTCCGCGCCCGGGGTGTGCGCCGACGGCTGCTCCGGCATCGCGGCCAGTTCGTACCGTACGGGCAGCGAGCGCAGGCCCCGCATGAAGGGCGAGGAACGCCACGGCAGTTGGTCGACGGGGAGGGCGAGGTCCAGGTGGGAGAACCGCTCGAACAGCCGGCCCACGCCGACCGCCGCGACCGTCGAGGCGAGTTCGCGCGCCGGGCACTGACGGCGGCCCGCACCCCACGACAGGTGTGCCCGGGTACTGACCGTGGTGCTCGGACACACGTTGTCGGCGAAGAGCGGGTCGGCGTGCGCCGCCGCGGAGGAGACCCACACCGGATCGCCCGCCCGGATGGTGTAGTTGCCGAGCGGGGTGTCCTTGGCCGCGAAGCGCGGCACGAAGTTCACCAGCGGCGGCTTGCGCATGACCACCCGGTTCATGCTCTCCCTGACCATCCCGGCGGACAGACTGGCACGCACGCCGCCCTCGCCCGAGATGACCTCGACCACCGTGTTGGAGATGAGGATGCCGACGTGGTCGGAGGTCATGCCCAGCAGCATGAACAGCTCACGGGCCAGCTCGTCGAGCGTGAGCTCGGGGTGCGCGGCCAGCAGGTAGGAGGGAAAGTCGTCGCCCGGCTTCTCCAGCTTCACCGCCGCGAGTTCCGCCAGCGCCGCCAGCAGCCGCTCCAGGGCGGGCTCCGCGTCCGGACCGGCGTCCAGCACCCGCCACATGTCCATCAGCGCGTCGTCGCCCTGGGAACCGGGGAAGCCGAGCAGATGGCTGGCCACCATCAGCGGCAGCGGACGGGAGAACTGGGCGGACAGGTCCGCAAGACCCGTACCGCCGGCCTGCCCCACCAGGCTGATCAGTTCGTCGGCGTAGGCGGTGACGGCCGTCTTCAGCCTCTTCGCCTGGGGGTGACGCGGGTCCTGGAACGGTTTGAGAGCCGCGTCCCACGCCGTCCGCAACGGCCGGTAGCCCGGCCCGCCCTGGATCAGCACATGATTGACCTCGAGGGACGGCCCGAGCGGCCAGTCGGCCGGCACCCGGCCCTCCGAGCGGGCCCGCCAGTTCTCCAGCCCCTTCGGCCACCCGGCGTCGTCCTGGAGCACCTCGAGCGCCTCGCGATAGCCGAGGACCAACCACGCAGGCACACCCAGCAG
Coding sequences within it:
- a CDS encoding alpha-galactosidase, giving the protein MRRVINYPQVRFSWVHPALEVEFGTAPDGTLRLLRLDRAGDDPGPASDPESALPLVELTALGHGSGWSGPRFTGTALGARLRYRAHRGGSRAAQEWLSVELHDEATGLTAFVELTSPAGLPVLRSRVRLRNEGAEPVVVQSVSSLLLGGLPSPDDLDVHRARNDWLAECRWYAEPLRDTVADINVGVHQHDSRAALALTGRGSWPTDGHLPMGALTERGSGRTWLWQVESPAGWRWDLGERAHRTYLALNGPTDAEHQWRVRLAPGAECTTVPGVLALGAGFDAAMGALTSYRRAVRRPHPDHSALPVVFNDYMNTLMGDPTTEKLLPLIDAAAEAGAEYFCIDSGWYDDDADGWWDSVGEWLPSPRRFPGGGIRAVLERIRERGMVPGLWLEPEVVGVRSPVAAALPPDAFFQRDGVRLAEQGRHQLDLRHPAARAHLDRTVDRIVGDWGVGYLKLDYNIVVDPGTCAPGDLAPGAGLLGHAQAYLDWLSEVLDRHPGLVLENCASGGMRMDGATLAVTQLQSTSDQQDPLCYPPIAAAAPTAAPPEQGAVWAYPQPGFDDDLITFTLGGALLGRIHLSGHLDRMTERQLSLVRGAVDTYRTIRGDLAQAVPFWPLGLPGWTDEWLALGMRVPGDRTSYVSVWRRGGEPELSLPIGHLAGREVSAEILHPSAPTAGSAVWDGSGLRVSLPRAPAVLLIRLTPQPANLP
- a CDS encoding LacI family DNA-binding transcriptional regulator, with translation MNVTGHTRRPASIRDVATAAGVSYQTVSRVINGHPSVKTATRERVLAAIDELGFRRNATALALASGRNRAVTVLTANTTHYGYASILQGIEEAARAASYAVGIGVLESTEESAVAAEVQRAADASGGLIVIAYDPAGVRALAAVPSGLPVVGVVETPASPPAGDRPWVWTDDREAAYRATRHLLSLGHETVHYVAIPSSTRRTGARTTGWREALKEAGAPQPRPVQGSWGPAGGHAAGRKLARDPAVSAILCGNDDLALGVLRALHEAGRSVPGEVSVAGFDDAPHSAYLTPSLTTVRLDFTGLGRSAFALLHGALEESAQIAPHPVSVPELVVRESSGAAPARD
- a CDS encoding RNA-guided endonuclease InsQ/TnpB family protein, which encodes MPVVEAAELSRTFGRVRKVYNLALAARTEAWARQERVNYNQTSALLTAWQKTEELAFLGEVSSVPLQQTLRHLQSAFTSFFAKRARYPRFKSRKKSRRSAEYTSSAFRYRDGKLTPAKMSGPLDIVWSRPLPEGTVPSTVTVSQDGAGRWFVSLLCEDPTVVPLAATDAAVGVDVGLDHLLTLSTGEKIANPRHERRDRTRLAKAQRSLARKAKGDGVNGRKARTRVARIHARITDRRRDHLHKLTTRLVRENQTIVIEDLTVRNMVKNRRLARAIGDAAWAQFRNMLEYKSAWYGREVIAVDRFFPSSELCSACGTLAERMPLNVRTWTCDNCGTTHDRDVNAANNLLAAGPAVSVCGAGVRPQRRTPGGQSATKQKTPRREP
- a CDS encoding CBM35 domain-containing protein; protein product: MAGTLPAAGPAAASPTLDSARAGGTPIDPQRLTVDLAASEGPVLLGANGALYGLSDDGVPSDAALEPLKITSISQKPEGGAQHPNGDALSVSRSFFRNGGGEINVMMQDIYAKWPYEDLGIDDYLPKVDRIVKEVSADPNSDRFVYIPFNEPDWIWYNIGVADQAQYEVNRDRFFKDWKTVYQRIRAIDPDARIAGPNETGYHTRLMTDFLAFAKRENVLPQVLTWHELSSGSLRDFQGHYDNYRSIERRLGIAPLKISIDEYANRRDLSVPGQLVQWVSMFERNKVYANQAYWDAAGNMDGNVVRTNIPNGGWWFFRWYAGLTGDTVKVTPPQADTIDTLQGLASLDTSRRQAQVLLGGSDGDADVVVRNVPRSVFGRTVTATVAEAAWSGYEGQHAAPRVLARTKLKVADDGSVTVPLRGGHKMSAYRIVLTPGGTGTPSAATVPWSASYEAEDAAITGGQVHTQGTVSNANGYAASGTKDVGSLNTAASKVDFTVTVPADGTYDLTVLYGNQSGAPATQKLSVDGAAPVTVTYPSTENWTYRAKNDLGVELSAGTHVLTLAKGDAEVTLDRIDLTARTSTPSASYEATLADISGRPSYDYSSSAGVGTGALVLRRGDKAVFDVYAPRDGYYTVVPRSSAAVQLALHGEKVTAAPSRPLRLYLVAGNNRVALTSGHAAVRSLDVSGTGSTTGTLSYEAASATLAGGARLVDSAHAFGGSYIGDLGNSPSSTARFTVHAPDSGRYMLVVHYAHNDRRDNGHAYNTDIMSRTADITVGTGAPRNVTFKNTWSEHDYWTLGVPVDLKKGANSVTFANASAWAPNIDRIELGRVVRQS
- a CDS encoding cytochrome P450 → MESQVGDGGSVDLDGARLETMTPEPLLTRDYETRPSLVYERLRQRHGPVAPVDLLGVPAWLVLGYREALEVLQDDAGWPKGLENWRARSEGRVPADWPLGPSLEVNHVLIQGGPGYRPLRTAWDAALKPFQDPRHPQAKRLKTAVTAYADELISLVGQAGGTGLADLSAQFSRPLPLMVASHLLGFPGSQGDDALMDMWRVLDAGPDAEPALERLLAALAELAAVKLEKPGDDFPSYLLAAHPELTLDELARELFMLLGMTSDHVGILISNTVVEVISGEGGVRASLSAGMVRESMNRVVMRKPPLVNFVPRFAAKDTPLGNYTIRAGDPVWVSSAAAHADPLFADNVCPSTTVSTRAHLSWGAGRRQCPARELASTVAAVGVGRLFERFSHLDLALPVDQLPWRSSPFMRGLRSLPVRYELAAMPEQPSAHTPGAEPAESAGAVLPDPAVRQRSSLWRYLTGLIGVGR